Proteins co-encoded in one Cataglyphis hispanica isolate Lineage 1 chromosome 4, ULB_Chis1_1.0, whole genome shotgun sequence genomic window:
- the LOC126848850 gene encoding histidine--tRNA ligase, cytoplasmic isoform X1, with the protein MVLAMADEITRETLLNRVKEQGETVRRLKAAQADKTQGYREQSDINVELESLNNDFADVSYACGWCPTSKDTELFDKLNVISNDELARWPHLNRWYINMKSFTQEERLAFPLVKEASFTSLAEKIELLKINHYITKDMLDKKIAEEVTKLLDLKAQLGEENGCSHKLILKTPKGTRDYNPEQMALRLGVLEKIISVFKRHGAETIDTPVFELKDVLTGKYGEDSKLIYDLKDQGGEILALRYDLTVPFARYLAMSKISSIKRYHIAKVYRRDNPATTKGRYREFYQCDFDIAGQYDPMLADVECIRVVSEALQILDLEPYVIKLNHRSLLDGIFAACDVPQSKFRSICSAIDKLDKSPWEEVKKEMIEEKGLDEHIADKVGNYVSQSGGVELIAELRKDKELMRQSAAVQGLDSMELLLKYCGIYKVLDKIKFDLSLARGLDYYTGVIYEAILCGDDIGVGSVAGGGRYDNLVGMFDSKNKNVSCVGVSLGVERIFSVLEARLANKGLKTRTTEIEVFVASAQKNLHEERMKILVDLWEAGVKAEQSYKKNAKLLAQLQHCEENRIPLAIIIGESELAKGEITLRVVSRREEIRIPRSNLVEEIRKLLKTLS; encoded by the exons ATGGTGCTAGCGATGGCTGATGAAATAACGAGGGAGACGTTGCTGAATCGCGTGAAAGAGCAAGGCGAGACAGTTCGACGATTAAAAGCTGCGCAGGCTGATAAAACGCAA GGATACAGAGAGCAGTCTGATATAAATGTTGAATTAGAAAGCTTAAACAATGATTTTGCGGATGTCAGCTATGCGTGTGGTTGGTGCCCAACGTCCAAAGACACTGAATTATTTGACAAGTTAAATGTCATAAGTAATGATGAACTTGCAAGGTGGCCGCATCTAAACAGATGGTACATTAACATGAAAAGCTTTACCCAAGAAGAGCGTCTAGCATTTCCTCTTGTTAAGGAAGCATCATTTACTTCCCTGGCAGAAAAAATCGAGCTGCTAAAGATTAATCACTATATTACCAAAGATATGCTAGATAAAAAG ATAGCAGAGGAAGTCACCAAGTTGTTGGATCTGAAAGCGCAATTGGGAGAAGAAAATGGTTGTTCTCACAAACTCATCCTTAAAACACCTAAAGGCACGAGGGATTATAATCCAGAGCAAATGGCATTACGATTAGGAgtattggaaaaaataatatcagtaTTCAAACGTCATGGCGCAGAAACCATAGATACGCCTGTATTTGAACTGAAG GATGTTTTGACAGGTAAATATGGTGAAGATTCCAAACTCATTTATGATTTGAAGGATCAAGGCGGCGAGATCCTCGCACTTAGATACGATTTAACAGTTCCTTTCGCGAGGTATCTGGCCATGAGCAAAATATCCTCCATTAAAAGATATCATATTGCTAAAGTCTATCGAAGAGATAATCCAGCTACAACAAAAGGCAGATATAGAGAATTTTATCAATGT GATTTTGATATTGCTGGTCAGTACGATCCAATGCTAGCGGATGTAGAGTGTATTCGGGTCGTATCCGAAGCATTGCAGATTCTGGATCTGGAACCATACGTAATTAAGTTGAATCACAGGTCTTTACTAGATGGCATCTTTGCTGCGTGTGATGTCCCACAGAGTAAATTTCGTAGTATCTGCTCCGCTATAGATAAACTGGATAAGAGTCCATGGGAGGAAGTGAAGAAAGAAATGATAGAGGAAAAAGGATTAGATGAGCATATTGCCGACAAGGTCGGCAACTATGTCTCCCAATCTGGTGGAGTCGAATTGATAGCCGAATTGAGAAAAGACAAAGAATTAATGAGACAATCTGCTGCTGTGCAAGGTTTAGATTCCATGGAACTATTGTTAAAGTACTGCGGTATCTACAAAGTTCTGGACAAAATTAAGTTTGATCTGAGTCTTGCAAGAGGACTCGATTACTATACAGGCGTTATTTATGAAGCTATATTGTgtg gaGATGACATTGGTGTGGGTAGTGTAGCGGGTGGCGGCCGTTACGATAATTTAGTGGGGATGTTCGatagtaagaataaaaatgtatcttgCGTCGGTGTGTCTCTAGGCGTCGAACGGATATTCAGTGTTTTGGAAGCGAGATTGGCTAACAAGGGCCTAAAAACACGCACCACTGAGATCGAAGTGTTTGTGGCGAGCGCACAGAAAAATTTGCACgaagaaagaatgaaaatattggTGGATTTGTGGGAAGCTGGAGTGAAAGCGGAGCAATCCTACAAAAAGAACGCGAAACTCTTGGCGCAGTTACAACATTGCGAAGAAAACAGGATTCCATTGGCAATAATCATCGGAGAAAGTGAATTAGCAAAGGGCGAAATTACGCTAAGAGTCGTCTCGAGGCGGGAAGAGATTCGCATACCACGTAGCAATCTCGTCGAAGAAATACGAAAACTGTTAAAAACACTATCGTAG
- the LOC126848850 gene encoding histidine--tRNA ligase, cytoplasmic isoform X2, whose translation MKSFTQEERLAFPLVKEASFTSLAEKIELLKINHYITKDMLDKKIAEEVTKLLDLKAQLGEENGCSHKLILKTPKGTRDYNPEQMALRLGVLEKIISVFKRHGAETIDTPVFELKDVLTGKYGEDSKLIYDLKDQGGEILALRYDLTVPFARYLAMSKISSIKRYHIAKVYRRDNPATTKGRYREFYQCDFDIAGQYDPMLADVECIRVVSEALQILDLEPYVIKLNHRSLLDGIFAACDVPQSKFRSICSAIDKLDKSPWEEVKKEMIEEKGLDEHIADKVGNYVSQSGGVELIAELRKDKELMRQSAAVQGLDSMELLLKYCGIYKVLDKIKFDLSLARGLDYYTGVIYEAILCGDDIGVGSVAGGGRYDNLVGMFDSKNKNVSCVGVSLGVERIFSVLEARLANKGLKTRTTEIEVFVASAQKNLHEERMKILVDLWEAGVKAEQSYKKNAKLLAQLQHCEENRIPLAIIIGESELAKGEITLRVVSRREEIRIPRSNLVEEIRKLLKTLS comes from the exons ATGAAAAGCTTTACCCAAGAAGAGCGTCTAGCATTTCCTCTTGTTAAGGAAGCATCATTTACTTCCCTGGCAGAAAAAATCGAGCTGCTAAAGATTAATCACTATATTACCAAAGATATGCTAGATAAAAAG ATAGCAGAGGAAGTCACCAAGTTGTTGGATCTGAAAGCGCAATTGGGAGAAGAAAATGGTTGTTCTCACAAACTCATCCTTAAAACACCTAAAGGCACGAGGGATTATAATCCAGAGCAAATGGCATTACGATTAGGAgtattggaaaaaataatatcagtaTTCAAACGTCATGGCGCAGAAACCATAGATACGCCTGTATTTGAACTGAAG GATGTTTTGACAGGTAAATATGGTGAAGATTCCAAACTCATTTATGATTTGAAGGATCAAGGCGGCGAGATCCTCGCACTTAGATACGATTTAACAGTTCCTTTCGCGAGGTATCTGGCCATGAGCAAAATATCCTCCATTAAAAGATATCATATTGCTAAAGTCTATCGAAGAGATAATCCAGCTACAACAAAAGGCAGATATAGAGAATTTTATCAATGT GATTTTGATATTGCTGGTCAGTACGATCCAATGCTAGCGGATGTAGAGTGTATTCGGGTCGTATCCGAAGCATTGCAGATTCTGGATCTGGAACCATACGTAATTAAGTTGAATCACAGGTCTTTACTAGATGGCATCTTTGCTGCGTGTGATGTCCCACAGAGTAAATTTCGTAGTATCTGCTCCGCTATAGATAAACTGGATAAGAGTCCATGGGAGGAAGTGAAGAAAGAAATGATAGAGGAAAAAGGATTAGATGAGCATATTGCCGACAAGGTCGGCAACTATGTCTCCCAATCTGGTGGAGTCGAATTGATAGCCGAATTGAGAAAAGACAAAGAATTAATGAGACAATCTGCTGCTGTGCAAGGTTTAGATTCCATGGAACTATTGTTAAAGTACTGCGGTATCTACAAAGTTCTGGACAAAATTAAGTTTGATCTGAGTCTTGCAAGAGGACTCGATTACTATACAGGCGTTATTTATGAAGCTATATTGTgtg gaGATGACATTGGTGTGGGTAGTGTAGCGGGTGGCGGCCGTTACGATAATTTAGTGGGGATGTTCGatagtaagaataaaaatgtatcttgCGTCGGTGTGTCTCTAGGCGTCGAACGGATATTCAGTGTTTTGGAAGCGAGATTGGCTAACAAGGGCCTAAAAACACGCACCACTGAGATCGAAGTGTTTGTGGCGAGCGCACAGAAAAATTTGCACgaagaaagaatgaaaatattggTGGATTTGTGGGAAGCTGGAGTGAAAGCGGAGCAATCCTACAAAAAGAACGCGAAACTCTTGGCGCAGTTACAACATTGCGAAGAAAACAGGATTCCATTGGCAATAATCATCGGAGAAAGTGAATTAGCAAAGGGCGAAATTACGCTAAGAGTCGTCTCGAGGCGGGAAGAGATTCGCATACCACGTAGCAATCTCGTCGAAGAAATACGAAAACTGTTAAAAACACTATCGTAG
- the LOC126848850 gene encoding histidine--tRNA ligase, cytoplasmic isoform X3: protein MVLAMADEITRETLLNRVKEQGETVRRLKAAQADKTQIAEEVTKLLDLKAQLGEENGCSHKLILKTPKGTRDYNPEQMALRLGVLEKIISVFKRHGAETIDTPVFELKDVLTGKYGEDSKLIYDLKDQGGEILALRYDLTVPFARYLAMSKISSIKRYHIAKVYRRDNPATTKGRYREFYQCDFDIAGQYDPMLADVECIRVVSEALQILDLEPYVIKLNHRSLLDGIFAACDVPQSKFRSICSAIDKLDKSPWEEVKKEMIEEKGLDEHIADKVGNYVSQSGGVELIAELRKDKELMRQSAAVQGLDSMELLLKYCGIYKVLDKIKFDLSLARGLDYYTGVIYEAILCGDDIGVGSVAGGGRYDNLVGMFDSKNKNVSCVGVSLGVERIFSVLEARLANKGLKTRTTEIEVFVASAQKNLHEERMKILVDLWEAGVKAEQSYKKNAKLLAQLQHCEENRIPLAIIIGESELAKGEITLRVVSRREEIRIPRSNLVEEIRKLLKTLS, encoded by the exons ATGGTGCTAGCGATGGCTGATGAAATAACGAGGGAGACGTTGCTGAATCGCGTGAAAGAGCAAGGCGAGACAGTTCGACGATTAAAAGCTGCGCAGGCTGATAAAACGCAA ATAGCAGAGGAAGTCACCAAGTTGTTGGATCTGAAAGCGCAATTGGGAGAAGAAAATGGTTGTTCTCACAAACTCATCCTTAAAACACCTAAAGGCACGAGGGATTATAATCCAGAGCAAATGGCATTACGATTAGGAgtattggaaaaaataatatcagtaTTCAAACGTCATGGCGCAGAAACCATAGATACGCCTGTATTTGAACTGAAG GATGTTTTGACAGGTAAATATGGTGAAGATTCCAAACTCATTTATGATTTGAAGGATCAAGGCGGCGAGATCCTCGCACTTAGATACGATTTAACAGTTCCTTTCGCGAGGTATCTGGCCATGAGCAAAATATCCTCCATTAAAAGATATCATATTGCTAAAGTCTATCGAAGAGATAATCCAGCTACAACAAAAGGCAGATATAGAGAATTTTATCAATGT GATTTTGATATTGCTGGTCAGTACGATCCAATGCTAGCGGATGTAGAGTGTATTCGGGTCGTATCCGAAGCATTGCAGATTCTGGATCTGGAACCATACGTAATTAAGTTGAATCACAGGTCTTTACTAGATGGCATCTTTGCTGCGTGTGATGTCCCACAGAGTAAATTTCGTAGTATCTGCTCCGCTATAGATAAACTGGATAAGAGTCCATGGGAGGAAGTGAAGAAAGAAATGATAGAGGAAAAAGGATTAGATGAGCATATTGCCGACAAGGTCGGCAACTATGTCTCCCAATCTGGTGGAGTCGAATTGATAGCCGAATTGAGAAAAGACAAAGAATTAATGAGACAATCTGCTGCTGTGCAAGGTTTAGATTCCATGGAACTATTGTTAAAGTACTGCGGTATCTACAAAGTTCTGGACAAAATTAAGTTTGATCTGAGTCTTGCAAGAGGACTCGATTACTATACAGGCGTTATTTATGAAGCTATATTGTgtg gaGATGACATTGGTGTGGGTAGTGTAGCGGGTGGCGGCCGTTACGATAATTTAGTGGGGATGTTCGatagtaagaataaaaatgtatcttgCGTCGGTGTGTCTCTAGGCGTCGAACGGATATTCAGTGTTTTGGAAGCGAGATTGGCTAACAAGGGCCTAAAAACACGCACCACTGAGATCGAAGTGTTTGTGGCGAGCGCACAGAAAAATTTGCACgaagaaagaatgaaaatattggTGGATTTGTGGGAAGCTGGAGTGAAAGCGGAGCAATCCTACAAAAAGAACGCGAAACTCTTGGCGCAGTTACAACATTGCGAAGAAAACAGGATTCCATTGGCAATAATCATCGGAGAAAGTGAATTAGCAAAGGGCGAAATTACGCTAAGAGTCGTCTCGAGGCGGGAAGAGATTCGCATACCACGTAGCAATCTCGTCGAAGAAATACGAAAACTGTTAAAAACACTATCGTAG
- the LOC126848850 gene encoding histidine--tRNA ligase, cytoplasmic isoform X4, producing MMLRLICNNSFSIVWKCIRNMPMSTTPQIAEEVTKLLDLKAQLGEENGCSHKLILKTPKGTRDYNPEQMALRLGVLEKIISVFKRHGAETIDTPVFELKDVLTGKYGEDSKLIYDLKDQGGEILALRYDLTVPFARYLAMSKISSIKRYHIAKVYRRDNPATTKGRYREFYQCDFDIAGQYDPMLADVECIRVVSEALQILDLEPYVIKLNHRSLLDGIFAACDVPQSKFRSICSAIDKLDKSPWEEVKKEMIEEKGLDEHIADKVGNYVSQSGGVELIAELRKDKELMRQSAAVQGLDSMELLLKYCGIYKVLDKIKFDLSLARGLDYYTGVIYEAILCGDDIGVGSVAGGGRYDNLVGMFDSKNKNVSCVGVSLGVERIFSVLEARLANKGLKTRTTEIEVFVASAQKNLHEERMKILVDLWEAGVKAEQSYKKNAKLLAQLQHCEENRIPLAIIIGESELAKGEITLRVVSRREEIRIPRSNLVEEIRKLLKTLS from the exons ATGATGTTACGCCTGATATGCAACAATTCTTTCTCCATCGTATGGAAATGCATTCGCAACATGCCGATGTCGACTACGCCACAG ATAGCAGAGGAAGTCACCAAGTTGTTGGATCTGAAAGCGCAATTGGGAGAAGAAAATGGTTGTTCTCACAAACTCATCCTTAAAACACCTAAAGGCACGAGGGATTATAATCCAGAGCAAATGGCATTACGATTAGGAgtattggaaaaaataatatcagtaTTCAAACGTCATGGCGCAGAAACCATAGATACGCCTGTATTTGAACTGAAG GATGTTTTGACAGGTAAATATGGTGAAGATTCCAAACTCATTTATGATTTGAAGGATCAAGGCGGCGAGATCCTCGCACTTAGATACGATTTAACAGTTCCTTTCGCGAGGTATCTGGCCATGAGCAAAATATCCTCCATTAAAAGATATCATATTGCTAAAGTCTATCGAAGAGATAATCCAGCTACAACAAAAGGCAGATATAGAGAATTTTATCAATGT GATTTTGATATTGCTGGTCAGTACGATCCAATGCTAGCGGATGTAGAGTGTATTCGGGTCGTATCCGAAGCATTGCAGATTCTGGATCTGGAACCATACGTAATTAAGTTGAATCACAGGTCTTTACTAGATGGCATCTTTGCTGCGTGTGATGTCCCACAGAGTAAATTTCGTAGTATCTGCTCCGCTATAGATAAACTGGATAAGAGTCCATGGGAGGAAGTGAAGAAAGAAATGATAGAGGAAAAAGGATTAGATGAGCATATTGCCGACAAGGTCGGCAACTATGTCTCCCAATCTGGTGGAGTCGAATTGATAGCCGAATTGAGAAAAGACAAAGAATTAATGAGACAATCTGCTGCTGTGCAAGGTTTAGATTCCATGGAACTATTGTTAAAGTACTGCGGTATCTACAAAGTTCTGGACAAAATTAAGTTTGATCTGAGTCTTGCAAGAGGACTCGATTACTATACAGGCGTTATTTATGAAGCTATATTGTgtg gaGATGACATTGGTGTGGGTAGTGTAGCGGGTGGCGGCCGTTACGATAATTTAGTGGGGATGTTCGatagtaagaataaaaatgtatcttgCGTCGGTGTGTCTCTAGGCGTCGAACGGATATTCAGTGTTTTGGAAGCGAGATTGGCTAACAAGGGCCTAAAAACACGCACCACTGAGATCGAAGTGTTTGTGGCGAGCGCACAGAAAAATTTGCACgaagaaagaatgaaaatattggTGGATTTGTGGGAAGCTGGAGTGAAAGCGGAGCAATCCTACAAAAAGAACGCGAAACTCTTGGCGCAGTTACAACATTGCGAAGAAAACAGGATTCCATTGGCAATAATCATCGGAGAAAGTGAATTAGCAAAGGGCGAAATTACGCTAAGAGTCGTCTCGAGGCGGGAAGAGATTCGCATACCACGTAGCAATCTCGTCGAAGAAATACGAAAACTGTTAAAAACACTATCGTAG